A genomic region of Nitrosopumilaceae archaeon contains the following coding sequences:
- a CDS encoding pyridoxamine 5'-phosphate oxidase family protein, translating into MQLLGRLEIKSKEKLIEFLNQQETGRVCSIDKDGYPQIIPMNFVFVNGVIYMHSHTRGEKLENIRQNSKVGFEVDQSLEFLPSYFTHPTDASQADTLYISVVIKGTGIIVNDRKEKTLALNSLMKKYQPEGGYEGISPEMKVVDEVAIIKVIPITMRGKYKVGQHLEKKSRLEVAKKLLERNTPTAQNTLKLMGISQTKDGLVISEEPSW; encoded by the coding sequence ATGCAACTACTAGGTAGGCTTGAGATCAAATCAAAAGAAAAATTGATCGAGTTTCTAAACCAGCAGGAAACCGGAAGAGTTTGTAGTATTGACAAGGATGGATATCCGCAGATAATCCCAATGAACTTTGTTTTTGTCAATGGTGTGATATACATGCATTCTCACACTAGAGGTGAAAAACTTGAAAACATCAGACAAAACAGCAAGGTTGGTTTTGAGGTAGACCAAAGCCTAGAGTTTTTGCCATCATATTTTACACACCCCACAGACGCCTCTCAGGCAGACACACTTTACATCAGCGTTGTAATCAAGGGAACTGGAATTATAGTCAATGACAGAAAAGAAAAAACACTAGCCCTTAATTCATTGATGAAAAAATATCAACCAGAGGGAGGCTATGAGGGTATTAGTCCAGAGATGAAAGTCGTAGACGAGGTTGCAATAATCAAAGTAATTCCAATAACAATGCGTGGAAAATACAAGGTGGGGCAACATCTTGAAAAAAAATCTCGACTAGAAGTGGCTAAAAAATTACTTGAAAGAAATACCCCTACTGCACAAAACACACTCAAACTAATGGGGATTTCACAGACAAAAGACGGCCTAGTTATTTCAGAAGAGCCATCCTGGTAG